Proteins co-encoded in one Cytobacillus sp. NJ13 genomic window:
- a CDS encoding spore germination protein — translation MRKWLKNKRIKEDIQHKDWEKSLIKSKDFKKIFYYNQKTNVRFGLTFMATLIDENIIQDGILPYLLEEEFREIEDIKQLVPVADVQICDDPSLIEQKLLNGYVMLTIETELKHFGFIAAQKEIVRGLSQPEVEFSVIGPKEAFVESMGQNLNLIRKRLPVKELIIEEFTLGSLSKTSVAMLYMEDITNEDNINTVRQRLTNVEFDAITDSSYIVQLISDNSNSPFPQLLDTERPDRVAGILAEGKIAIVVDGSPHVLITPTTLVEFFSSFEDYFLNWILSSFFRLIRLFAVAFSILVTPIYVATLSYHYELIPKDLLSTLITSRREIPLPPILEALFLELTIELLREAGARLPTKVGQTIGIVGGIVIGTASVEAGLTSNVLLIIVALAALASFTTPVYRMGNTIRLLRFPFLFFAELWGLLGIVFCFCLLLTHLIRLTSLGRPFLEPLYPPRVMDMKDALIRLPFEKQSKRPIFLRTKNPIRFSKKKAQEKKDIDE, via the coding sequence ATGAGAAAATGGTTGAAAAACAAACGGATTAAAGAGGACATCCAGCATAAGGATTGGGAAAAATCCTTGATTAAATCCAAAGACTTCAAAAAAATCTTTTATTATAACCAAAAAACAAATGTGCGCTTTGGACTTACTTTCATGGCTACTTTAATTGATGAAAATATTATTCAGGATGGTATTCTCCCTTATCTGCTGGAAGAAGAATTCCGTGAAATAGAGGATATTAAACAGCTTGTCCCTGTGGCGGATGTGCAGATTTGTGATGACCCTTCTCTAATCGAACAAAAGCTATTAAATGGCTATGTCATGCTGACGATTGAGACAGAACTTAAACATTTCGGCTTTATAGCTGCGCAAAAAGAAATCGTCAGGGGGCTAAGCCAGCCTGAGGTTGAATTTTCGGTTATCGGTCCTAAAGAAGCCTTTGTTGAGTCAATGGGTCAAAATTTAAATTTAATCCGGAAACGTCTGCCGGTAAAAGAACTGATTATTGAAGAATTCACACTGGGAAGTCTGTCAAAAACTTCCGTCGCCATGCTTTATATGGAAGATATCACAAATGAGGATAATATAAATACTGTCAGGCAGAGACTTACAAACGTGGAATTTGATGCCATTACAGACAGTTCCTATATTGTACAGCTGATTAGTGATAACTCCAATTCCCCTTTCCCTCAGCTGCTTGATACAGAGCGGCCTGACAGGGTCGCGGGAATTTTGGCAGAGGGAAAAATAGCCATTGTGGTTGACGGCTCACCCCATGTGTTAATTACACCAACCACGCTTGTTGAATTTTTCAGTTCTTTTGAAGATTATTTTTTAAATTGGATTTTATCTTCCTTTTTCCGGCTCATCCGTTTATTCGCGGTTGCGTTTTCCATTCTGGTTACACCTATTTATGTAGCAACCCTTTCATATCATTATGAGCTTATTCCAAAAGATTTGCTGAGTACATTAATTACATCAAGACGGGAGATTCCACTTCCTCCCATTCTGGAGGCTTTGTTTCTGGAGCTGACCATTGAACTGCTGCGTGAGGCTGGAGCCCGCCTTCCGACCAAAGTCGGCCAGACAATCGGTATCGTGGGAGGGATCGTAATTGGGACTGCATCTGTAGAAGCAGGCTTGACGAGTAACGTCCTGCTCATTATTGTAGCTCTCGCCGCTCTCGCTTCCTTTACAACACCTGTATACAGAATGGGCAATACTATTCGTTTGCTTCGCTTTCCTTTCCTGTTTTTTGCAGAACTATGGGGCCTGCTCGGGATTGTGTTTTGCTTCTGTTTACTGCTGACTCATTTAATACGGCTGACTTCACTTGGAAGGCCATTCCTTGAGCCTCTCTACCCGCCTCGGGTTATGGATATGAAAGATGCCCTTATCAGGCTTCCATTTGAAAAACAATCCAAAAGGCCGATATTTTTACGGACTAAAAATCCAATTCGCTTCAGTAAGAAAAAGGCCCAAGAGAAAAAAGATATCGACGAGTAA
- a CDS encoding iron-siderophore ABC transporter substrate-binding protein, which produces MKFKSLLAILSVFTILFLAACGNNSEQDEKADKEKEGNKTEDTGYTVEHAMGTTKLDKAPEKVVILTNEGTEALLSMGVTPVGAVQSWTGDPWYEHIADDMKDVQVVGTESEVNVEAIAALQPDLIIGNKMRQEKIYDQLNDIAPTVFAETLRGDWKENFELYAKALNKEEEGKKVIADYDSRIQEIKTGLGDKINQEVSIVRFMAGDVRIYHKDTFSGVILDQIGFARPESQDVDDFAEKNATKERIPAMDGDILFYFTYETGDGEASQLEKEWIEDPLFKNLKVAQEGNVHKVNDTIWNTAGGVIAANLLLDDIEKYFAK; this is translated from the coding sequence ATGAAATTCAAGTCTTTACTTGCCATTCTTTCAGTTTTCACTATTCTGTTCCTGGCTGCCTGCGGGAATAACAGCGAACAGGATGAGAAAGCTGATAAGGAAAAAGAAGGAAACAAAACAGAAGATACAGGCTATACAGTTGAGCATGCAATGGGCACAACTAAGCTTGATAAAGCGCCTGAAAAAGTTGTCATTCTGACAAACGAAGGTACAGAAGCATTGCTTTCCATGGGTGTTACTCCAGTCGGTGCCGTTCAGTCCTGGACTGGCGATCCATGGTATGAACATATCGCTGATGATATGAAAGATGTTCAGGTTGTGGGAACTGAAAGTGAAGTCAATGTAGAAGCAATCGCAGCGCTGCAGCCGGACCTTATCATCGGCAACAAGATGCGCCAGGAAAAAATCTATGATCAATTAAATGATATTGCCCCTACTGTTTTTGCTGAAACATTGCGCGGAGACTGGAAGGAAAACTTTGAGCTTTACGCAAAAGCACTTAATAAAGAAGAAGAAGGCAAAAAAGTCATTGCTGATTATGACAGCCGCATCCAGGAAATCAAAACTGGCCTTGGAGACAAAATAAACCAGGAAGTATCCATTGTCCGCTTTATGGCTGGAGATGTCCGCATCTACCATAAAGATACCTTCTCTGGTGTAATTCTTGACCAAATCGGTTTTGCACGCCCTGAAAGCCAGGATGTTGATGATTTTGCAGAGAAAAATGCTACAAAAGAACGAATTCCTGCCATGGATGGAGATATCCTATTCTACTTCACATATGAAACCGGCGATGGTGAAGCAAGCCAACTTGAGAAAGAATGGATTGAAGATCCATTATTCAAAAACTTAAAGGTAGCCCAGGAGGGCAATGTCCACAAGGTTAATGACACAATCTGGAACACTGCCGGCGGTGTTATTGCGGCAAACCTGCTTCTGGATGATATTGAAAAATATTTTGCCAAATAA
- a CDS encoding iron ABC transporter permease has protein sequence MLLKTNSLRWAGLFAAILLLLILMSFSIVYGYTDTTWKMAIDAFTKFDGTNEHIIIQSVRLPRALIAAAVGASLAIAGVLLQTLTKNPLAAPEIFGINAGAGFAVVITVTLFSISNLQVFTWVSFLGAAVSFIFVYIIGSIGREGLTPMKLTLAGAAMSAMFASMTQGFLVINETALEQVLFWLAGSVSGRKLETLAAVFPYLLAGWIFSLIIAGKLNVLSMGEDVAKGLGLKTGLLKLSAGIVIVLLSGGAVAVAGPIGFLGIVIPHLTRAVVGIDHRWVIPYAGLFGGMLLLVADIASRYIIMPQEVPVGVMTAVIGTPFFVYIARRGFNQ, from the coding sequence ATGTTATTAAAAACAAATTCTCTGAGATGGGCTGGGCTATTTGCAGCTATCCTACTATTATTAATATTAATGTCTTTCAGTATTGTTTACGGATATACCGACACAACTTGGAAGATGGCAATTGATGCATTTACAAAATTCGATGGAACGAATGAACACATAATTATTCAATCAGTCCGTCTGCCGAGAGCATTGATTGCGGCGGCAGTAGGGGCAAGCCTTGCGATTGCGGGTGTCCTGCTCCAGACATTGACAAAGAATCCCCTTGCTGCTCCTGAAATTTTCGGAATAAACGCAGGTGCTGGATTTGCAGTCGTTATTACAGTAACGCTTTTTTCAATTAGTAACTTGCAGGTCTTTACATGGGTTTCATTTTTGGGGGCTGCTGTTTCATTTATATTCGTATATATAATTGGCTCTATCGGCAGGGAAGGGCTGACACCCATGAAATTAACCCTTGCCGGTGCAGCGATGAGTGCCATGTTTGCTTCGATGACACAAGGCTTTCTCGTTATTAATGAGACTGCCCTGGAACAGGTGCTATTTTGGCTGGCAGGATCCGTATCGGGAAGGAAGCTGGAGACCCTCGCAGCTGTATTCCCATATTTATTAGCCGGCTGGATCTTTTCCCTGATCATTGCGGGGAAATTGAACGTCTTATCAATGGGCGAGGATGTAGCGAAGGGACTGGGCTTGAAAACAGGATTGCTGAAATTGAGTGCGGGCATTGTTATTGTGCTTCTGTCAGGAGGAGCGGTAGCTGTTGCTGGTCCTATTGGCTTTCTAGGCATTGTCATTCCCCATTTAACCCGGGCAGTTGTCGGCATTGACCATCGCTGGGTGATTCCTTATGCAGGTCTATTCGGGGGGATGCTCCTTCTTGTAGCGGACATAGCATCAAGGTATATCATCATGCCGCAGGAAGTTCCTGTTGGCGTCATGACAGCTGTAATTGGAACTCCTTTCTTTGTGTATATTGCCAGAAGGGGGTTCAATCAGTAA
- a CDS encoding iron ABC transporter permease — translation MKKYYNLRLFGDRISFLVNRKALITFLLLAAAAAAVFVISTGTGEMKISPLKVVQVFFGGGSDMDRLVIQSFRLPRIIVALMVGMALAAAGGILQGIIRNPLASPDIIGITGGASVAVVAFLAFFSDKNNALTVSINWMPLAAFAGAAILAFLVYFLAYKDGVSPVRLVLIGIGLASLMKALTTLMMVFGPIYQASQANIWITGTVYGSNWDNVAILVPWTIVFLILAFGLARNVNIQELGDDIAKGVGSTVQKYRFLLLMVSTALIGGAVAFGGGIGFVGLMAPHMARRLVGSAFGALLPASALIGGILVMAADLIGRTLFSPLEIPAGVFTASIGAPYFIYLLFKTRNA, via the coding sequence ATGAAAAAATATTATAACTTGCGCCTGTTTGGCGATAGAATTTCTTTTTTAGTAAACCGCAAAGCACTTATCACTTTTTTATTATTGGCAGCAGCTGCCGCCGCAGTTTTTGTCATCAGCACCGGCACGGGTGAAATGAAAATCAGCCCTCTGAAGGTAGTGCAGGTATTCTTTGGCGGGGGTTCGGATATGGATAGGCTGGTCATTCAGTCATTCAGGCTTCCAAGAATTATCGTTGCCTTAATGGTAGGAATGGCTCTTGCTGCAGCGGGAGGCATCCTGCAGGGAATCATCAGAAATCCGCTTGCATCTCCTGATATAATCGGGATTACAGGAGGGGCATCTGTAGCAGTTGTAGCTTTTCTTGCCTTTTTTAGTGATAAAAATAATGCATTAACTGTAAGTATTAATTGGATGCCTCTTGCAGCTTTTGCGGGTGCTGCTATTTTGGCCTTCCTTGTTTATTTTCTCGCCTACAAGGATGGAGTCTCGCCGGTACGGCTTGTTTTAATTGGGATCGGACTTGCAAGCCTAATGAAGGCACTCACCACCTTAATGATGGTCTTTGGTCCGATTTACCAGGCAAGCCAGGCGAATATTTGGATAACCGGGACTGTTTACGGTTCAAATTGGGATAATGTCGCAATTTTGGTCCCGTGGACGATCGTGTTTCTGATACTTGCCTTTGGTTTAGCACGAAATGTCAATATCCAGGAACTTGGCGATGATATTGCAAAGGGTGTAGGGAGCACAGTACAGAAATACAGGTTTCTTTTGCTGATGGTCAGCACGGCATTAATTGGCGGGGCTGTTGCATTTGGCGGCGGGATAGGCTTTGTTGGATTAATGGCTCCTCATATGGCCCGGAGGCTGGTTGGCTCTGCTTTTGGCGCTTTGCTTCCGGCTTCCGCACTGATTGGAGGAATTCTTGTGATGGCAGCCGACCTGATAGGCAGGACTTTGTTCTCACCGCTTGAAATCCCGGCGGGTGTGTTTACAGCCAGCATTGGCGCACCTTACTTTATTTACCTGCTTTTCAAGACAAGAAACGCATAA
- a CDS encoding ABC transporter ATP-binding protein, whose amino-acid sequence MTAGQAIATKDLTLSYGDTIIINELDLEIPKGEITVFIGGNGCGKSTLLRSIARLLKPKSGAVLLEGEAIARLSTKDVARKMAILPQSPSAPEGLTVLQLVKQGRYPYQTWLKQWSTEDELKVRNALKATGMEELKDRTVDSLSGGQRQRAWIAMTLAQDTDTILLDEPTTYLDMTHQIEILDLLFELNEKEKRTIVMVLHDLNLACRYAHNIVAIKDQKVFAQGKPEHVINCGLVKNVFGMECEVTIDPLFGTPLCIPYGKGRCILKGQVLQG is encoded by the coding sequence ATGACAGCAGGGCAAGCGATCGCAACAAAAGACTTAACCTTGTCATATGGGGACACCATTATTATTAATGAATTGGACCTGGAAATTCCTAAGGGAGAAATCACAGTATTTATTGGTGGAAATGGCTGCGGAAAATCGACATTGCTAAGGTCCATTGCCCGGCTGCTAAAGCCGAAATCAGGTGCCGTTTTATTGGAGGGTGAGGCTATAGCCAGACTTTCAACCAAAGATGTTGCCAGAAAGATGGCGATTCTGCCCCAATCCCCTTCCGCGCCAGAAGGACTTACAGTGCTTCAGCTTGTCAAACAGGGGCGGTACCCTTATCAAACATGGCTGAAGCAATGGTCAACTGAAGATGAATTAAAGGTCAGAAATGCATTAAAGGCTACAGGTATGGAAGAATTGAAAGACCGGACAGTGGATTCATTATCCGGCGGACAGCGCCAGCGGGCCTGGATTGCCATGACTTTGGCGCAGGATACAGATACCATTCTGCTTGATGAGCCAACCACCTATTTAGATATGACTCATCAAATTGAAATTCTTGATTTATTGTTTGAATTAAATGAAAAAGAAAAGCGAACAATTGTCATGGTGCTTCATGACCTGAATTTAGCCTGCCGCTATGCCCATAATATTGTTGCCATTAAAGATCAGAAAGTCTTTGCACAGGGTAAGCCCGAGCATGTCATCAATTGCGGATTGGTCAAAAACGTGTTTGGCATGGAATGTGAAGTTACCATTGATCCATTATTCGGCACACCGCTCTGCATCCCTTACGGAAAAGGGAGATGTATTTTGAAAGGGCAAGTGCTTCAAGGATGA
- a CDS encoding IucA/IucC family C-terminal-domain containing protein, which yields MIKLTGEQAEVLGQFRLAQDAGEGSPLTIEVKDLLDSKRIGAYLSRVKNHIGAHDNKTAASILVKRYAFLPVIYLYSMTSWNLKLDISHENITIVSQEKNGLWIPGFTFKILHGQGCETDRGEWREDAVRSLFSDHIFPILNGVASESKISKQILWENIAIYLFWLYEKVLPAEVYSARAAEDFKFIMDEAPGNLFGGYNINPLKKYDSEKVLIESTGKLVRPRKTCCFSYLTNSGKRCGTCPQACNIKRRNRQ from the coding sequence ATGATTAAATTAACAGGAGAACAGGCAGAAGTTCTTGGGCAGTTCAGACTTGCCCAGGATGCAGGAGAAGGCTCTCCTTTAACAATTGAAGTAAAAGATTTGCTGGATTCCAAGCGAATTGGGGCATACTTGTCTAGAGTGAAAAATCACATTGGAGCACATGATAACAAAACAGCTGCTTCTATTTTAGTTAAGCGATATGCTTTTCTGCCTGTGATTTATTTGTATAGTATGACGTCCTGGAATTTAAAATTGGATATATCACATGAAAATATAACGATTGTCAGCCAGGAAAAAAATGGGCTTTGGATACCGGGCTTCACTTTTAAAATCCTTCATGGACAAGGCTGTGAAACGGACAGAGGAGAGTGGAGAGAGGATGCTGTGCGCTCTCTTTTTAGTGACCATATCTTTCCCATTTTGAATGGAGTAGCAAGTGAATCAAAGATTTCTAAACAAATCCTTTGGGAAAATATAGCGATTTATCTGTTTTGGCTTTATGAAAAGGTCTTACCTGCGGAAGTATATTCAGCAAGGGCTGCTGAAGACTTTAAGTTTATTATGGACGAGGCTCCAGGCAATTTATTCGGCGGCTATAACATTAACCCCTTAAAGAAATATGACAGCGAAAAAGTCCTCATTGAAAGTACCGGTAAGCTTGTACGCCCTCGAAAAACATGCTGCTTCTCCTATCTTACGAACAGCGGCAAACGGTGCGGAACATGTCCTCAGGCCTGTAATATAAAAAGGAGGAATCGTCAATGA
- a CDS encoding YusU family protein: MNEKLKEQLDGLLEKYTELLIGETSPELKEKVEAWALYSFIAKSMPPLAKHWNDTYPDAKEEMKALIAEIKTMNEEMRSKK, translated from the coding sequence ATGAATGAGAAGTTGAAGGAACAGCTGGATGGCCTGCTTGAAAAATATACTGAACTCCTGATCGGCGAGACCTCCCCGGAGTTAAAAGAAAAGGTTGAAGCTTGGGCGCTGTACTCTTTTATTGCGAAATCCATGCCGCCTTTAGCCAAGCACTGGAATGATACATATCCTGATGCAAAAGAGGAAATGAAGGCCCTGATCGCTGAAATTAAAACAATGAATGAAGAGATGAGAAGCAAAAAATAG
- a CDS encoding spore coat protein translates to MNQNQNPNTIQNPETQVNKTPQMNERDFTNDVLSTEKYMTDAYSVALNEASHQSLYQDILAAFNETQNQQREFYNLMFKKGWYKVEAADQQKLQQSYQQFQGYTNQLPYGNGQMQ, encoded by the coding sequence ATGAACCAGAACCAGAATCCAAATACGATTCAAAATCCTGAGACTCAGGTAAATAAAACTCCGCAAATGAATGAGCGGGATTTTACAAATGATGTTTTATCTACAGAAAAATATATGACAGATGCCTATTCTGTTGCCCTAAATGAGGCAAGCCATCAGAGTTTGTATCAGGATATTCTTGCGGCTTTTAACGAAACACAAAACCAGCAGAGAGAATTTTATAACCTTATGTTCAAAAAAGGCTGGTATAAGGTTGAAGCGGCTGACCAGCAGAAGCTTCAGCAATCTTATCAGCAGTTCCAGGGCTATACAAATCAATTGCCATATGGCAATGGTCAGATGCAATAA
- a CDS encoding YuzL family protein, producing the protein MGKMKKDPSKAGVSAASVQGDAGPAVERQGPKKRNSQNNQYKR; encoded by the coding sequence ATGGGAAAAATGAAAAAAGATCCTTCCAAAGCAGGAGTCAGCGCTGCAAGTGTCCAGGGAGATGCGGGTCCTGCCGTTGAAAGGCAAGGGCCTAAAAAAAGGAATAGCCAAAATAATCAATATAAGCGGTAA
- a CDS encoding 3-hydroxyacyl-CoA dehydrogenase NAD-binding domain-containing protein, with protein MQQIKKAAVLGSGVMGSGIAAHLANIGIPTLLLDIAPRELTDAEKAKGLTLEDKAVRNRISEGNRQKLLKQKPAPFTSKKNIALVEAGNFEDDMERLKDVDWIIEVVVENLAIKKQVFEKVDQSRKPGSIVSSNTSGISVEAMSEGRSEDFQKHFLGTHFFNPPRYLKLLEVIPTKNTSSEVLSFMKQFGEDVLGKGVVEAKDTPNFIANRIGTYGLLVTVQEMLKGGYSIGEVDSITGPLIGRPKSATFRTLDVVGLDTFIHVANNVYDQVDGKEKEVFEVPGFMKVMQEKGWLGSKSGQGFFLKKGKEILELNPESLVYDPRKKLKTASTELSKQEKGIPGKLKALVYSDDRAGQLLWNILSPALLYSAQLLGEIADDVTAIDKAMKWGFGWELGPFETWDAIGVEKSVQKMEDAGEEVPAWVKDMQEKGFGSFYKEEEGKQYFYHNGEYKLIEENPKAINLKHLKKQKGVIKKNTGASLIDLGDDVALLEFHSQSNAIGLDIIQMINFAVDEVEKNYKGLVIGNQGKNFCVGANLGMILMEAQDDNIYELDMVVRQFQNAMMKIKYSAKPVVAAPFGMTLGGGAEVCLPAAHIQASSETYMGLVEVGVGLIPGGSGNKELYIKHLENMPNGVEFDLQKVANKVFESIAMAKVSTSGEEARDNNFLNLADGISMNGDHLLYDAKQAVLALHKKGYKPPVRKKVPVVGETGYATLLLGAQAMLYSGYISEHDLSIAKKLAYVIAGGKVPYGTEVDEQYLLDLEREAFLSLVAEPKSQQRMQHMLLKGKPLRN; from the coding sequence ATTCAACAAATAAAGAAGGCGGCAGTTTTAGGCTCCGGAGTCATGGGTTCAGGGATCGCAGCCCATCTGGCCAATATCGGAATCCCGACATTATTACTGGATATCGCGCCTCGCGAATTAACGGATGCTGAAAAGGCAAAGGGCCTTACTCTTGAAGATAAAGCAGTCCGCAATCGAATCAGTGAAGGAAACCGCCAAAAATTATTAAAGCAAAAACCGGCTCCATTTACTTCCAAAAAGAATATCGCGTTAGTTGAGGCAGGAAACTTTGAAGATGACATGGAGCGTCTAAAGGATGTCGATTGGATTATTGAAGTTGTTGTGGAGAACCTCGCCATAAAGAAGCAGGTTTTTGAAAAAGTGGACCAATCCCGCAAGCCTGGAAGCATCGTCAGCTCCAATACGTCTGGAATATCTGTAGAAGCAATGTCAGAAGGGCGCTCGGAAGATTTCCAAAAACACTTTCTTGGAACACATTTCTTTAATCCTCCTCGCTACTTAAAGCTTCTTGAGGTCATACCTACTAAAAACACTTCTTCTGAAGTGCTGTCATTTATGAAGCAATTTGGAGAAGATGTACTGGGAAAAGGAGTAGTTGAAGCTAAAGATACACCAAACTTTATCGCCAACCGGATCGGCACTTATGGCCTGCTGGTTACAGTGCAGGAGATGCTAAAGGGCGGGTACAGTATCGGTGAAGTAGATTCCATAACTGGTCCGCTGATTGGCCGGCCGAAAAGTGCTACATTCAGAACACTTGATGTAGTAGGGCTTGATACATTTATACACGTGGCAAACAATGTTTATGACCAGGTGGACGGGAAAGAAAAGGAAGTATTTGAAGTTCCGGGCTTTATGAAAGTGATGCAGGAAAAAGGCTGGCTTGGAAGCAAGTCAGGGCAAGGGTTTTTCCTGAAAAAGGGAAAAGAGATTCTTGAGCTGAATCCTGAATCTCTCGTATACGATCCACGCAAAAAGCTTAAGACAGCTTCGACGGAATTGAGCAAGCAGGAAAAAGGCATTCCTGGAAAATTGAAAGCGCTTGTATATTCAGACGACCGTGCAGGCCAATTATTATGGAACATCCTGAGTCCGGCTCTTCTTTACTCGGCTCAATTACTCGGCGAAATAGCTGATGATGTAACAGCAATAGACAAAGCGATGAAATGGGGCTTTGGCTGGGAATTGGGGCCATTTGAAACCTGGGATGCCATTGGTGTAGAGAAATCTGTTCAGAAGATGGAAGATGCAGGTGAGGAAGTGCCGGCATGGGTAAAAGATATGCAGGAAAAAGGCTTTGGTTCTTTCTATAAAGAAGAGGAAGGCAAGCAATATTTCTATCACAATGGCGAGTACAAATTAATCGAGGAAAACCCTAAAGCAATCAATTTGAAACATCTTAAGAAACAAAAAGGTGTTATTAAAAAGAATACCGGTGCAAGCTTAATTGATTTAGGCGATGATGTTGCACTGCTTGAATTCCATTCACAAAGCAATGCCATTGGACTGGATATTATCCAAATGATCAACTTTGCAGTGGATGAAGTGGAGAAGAACTACAAAGGACTTGTTATCGGGAATCAGGGCAAAAATTTCTGTGTAGGCGCCAACCTCGGAATGATCCTCATGGAAGCGCAGGATGACAATATATATGAACTGGATATGGTAGTCCGTCAGTTCCAGAATGCCATGATGAAAATTAAGTACAGTGCGAAACCGGTTGTTGCTGCTCCATTTGGCATGACGCTTGGCGGCGGGGCTGAGGTTTGTCTGCCGGCAGCACATATTCAGGCATCGAGCGAAACATATATGGGACTTGTTGAAGTGGGGGTAGGCCTGATCCCAGGAGGAAGCGGAAACAAGGAGCTCTACATTAAGCATCTTGAAAATATGCCAAATGGTGTGGAATTTGACCTTCAAAAGGTTGCCAATAAAGTGTTTGAATCGATTGCAATGGCAAAGGTTTCAACATCAGGCGAGGAAGCTAGGGATAATAACTTCCTGAACCTGGCAGATGGCATCAGTATGAATGGGGACCATCTCCTTTATGATGCAAAGCAGGCAGTTCTTGCTCTGCACAAAAAAGGCTATAAGCCTCCTGTCCGGAAGAAGGTGCCGGTTGTCGGCGAAACTGGATATGCAACACTTCTTCTTGGAGCGCAGGCAATGCTCTACTCAGGGTATATCTCAGAGCATGATCTAAGTATCGCGAAAAAGCTTGCTTATGTAATCGCAGGCGGAAAAGTGCCATACGGTACAGAAGTGGATGAGCAATATTTGCTTGACTTGGAGAGAGAAGCATTCCTAAGCCTTGTAGCTGAACCGAAGTCACAGCAGCGGATGCAGCACATGCTTTTAAAGGGAAAACCGTTGCGCAATTAA
- a CDS encoding acetyl-CoA C-acetyltransferase, translated as MREAVIVAGARTPVGKAKKGTLANVRPDDLGALVVKETLKRAGNYEGNIDDLIIGCSMPEAEQGLNMARNIGALAGLSHEVPGITINRYCSSGLQAIAYAAEKIMIGHADTILAGGAESMSLVPMMGHVVRPNAKLAETAPQYYMGMGHTAEEVAKKYGITREDQDAFAVRSHQRAAQAIREGKFEDEIVPVDVTFRSVGKDNKLTEKTIQFSQDEGVRADSTVETLGKLRPAFSITGSVTAGNSSQTSDGAAAVMVMDREKAESSGLKPMVKFRSFAVGGVPPEIMGVGPVVAIPKALKLAGLELSDIGLFELNEAFASQSIQIIRDLGLDEEKVNVNGGAIALGHPLGCSGAKLTLSLIHEMKRRNQQFGVVTMCIGGGMGAAGVFELL; from the coding sequence ATGAGAGAAGCGGTAATAGTTGCAGGTGCCAGGACACCGGTCGGAAAAGCCAAAAAAGGTACGCTTGCAAACGTCAGGCCGGATGACTTAGGAGCACTTGTAGTAAAGGAAACCCTTAAGCGTGCAGGAAATTATGAAGGAAACATCGATGATTTAATTATCGGCTGTTCCATGCCTGAAGCAGAACAGGGGCTGAACATGGCAAGGAATATCGGAGCCCTTGCCGGACTTTCACATGAAGTGCCGGGGATAACTATCAATCGTTATTGTTCTTCAGGCTTGCAGGCAATTGCTTATGCAGCTGAAAAAATCATGATTGGCCATGCAGATACAATCCTTGCGGGCGGAGCGGAATCTATGAGCCTTGTGCCGATGATGGGGCATGTAGTCCGTCCGAATGCCAAACTGGCCGAAACAGCTCCCCAATACTATATGGGTATGGGACATACAGCTGAAGAAGTTGCAAAGAAGTATGGCATTACACGAGAAGACCAGGATGCATTTGCGGTCAGAAGTCATCAGAGGGCTGCGCAGGCAATCCGTGAAGGTAAATTTGAAGATGAAATTGTGCCAGTAGACGTAACGTTTAGATCCGTTGGAAAAGACAATAAGCTTACAGAAAAAACAATCCAGTTCAGCCAGGATGAAGGTGTCCGTGCAGATTCCACTGTCGAAACACTCGGAAAACTGCGTCCGGCATTCTCGATAACCGGCAGTGTCACAGCTGGAAATTCATCGCAGACAAGTGATGGAGCTGCAGCCGTAATGGTAATGGACCGGGAAAAGGCGGAGTCTTCTGGACTGAAGCCAATGGTTAAATTCAGAAGCTTTGCAGTAGGCGGTGTTCCTCCTGAAATCATGGGTGTTGGTCCAGTTGTGGCCATTCCTAAAGCGTTAAAGCTTGCAGGGCTGGAGCTATCCGATATCGGTTTATTTGAATTGAATGAAGCTTTTGCGTCCCAATCCATTCAAATTATCCGTGATCTGGGCTTAGATGAAGAGAAAGTAAATGTTAATGGAGGGGCGATTGCACTTGGACACCCGCTGGGCTGCTCCGGTGCCAAGCTCACCCTATCTCTAATCCATGAAATGAAGCGCCGTAATCAGCAATTCGGGGTTGTAACAATGTGCATCGGAGGCGGAATGGGCGCAGCCGGAGTATTTGAACTTTTATAA